From Acidimicrobiales bacterium, one genomic window encodes:
- a CDS encoding carboxypeptidase-like regulatory domain-containing protein, whose product MARLSRIISMTLGLSLLAAACGDGPSAGDVAGGDVDPTTTSAASPTSTAAPAADSGPTTTTTTIPPLPEPAFAAIASPDPGVACVGTRLGLSCLIDGTWENFDSDNSPIYSWVQSVDVCADGTVVAVTLDGIATYADGRWTEIPADFSVTGPEAVACGADAIWAGFFGSIAVVRDGTWTSWDSEEVLGTTDFVKSVKDVAVAPDGTAWVVTGSSIARFDGAWTAWEDNAGFDVSLSPTAIDVDVAADGSYTVHAAAGFRGIANFVDGAWTLQETSLNGARDLAAADGEVLIPAFRNGVVSYRGAAQTPFTSADGLSSDTVRGVAIDDLGQQWFATEYGLTVVTEDDVRTYRVDNSGLLDNDTWAVAVSGAGPDLPGDEPREWSGLAGLVLDDVGTPYAGITVEVCVEEQDDEFEGDTPCADDPFMATTSTDETGRFEVVGLRPGRYTIAMQTDEGWTYFIDGSVAARYDAPSGTIAELGVFTITE is encoded by the coding sequence TCCTGGCCGCCGCGTGCGGCGACGGGCCCTCGGCCGGCGACGTCGCCGGCGGCGACGTCGATCCCACGACGACCTCGGCCGCGTCGCCGACTTCCACCGCCGCGCCGGCGGCCGATTCGGGACCGACGACGACCACGACGACCATTCCGCCGCTGCCCGAACCCGCATTCGCTGCGATCGCCTCGCCGGACCCGGGCGTTGCCTGTGTCGGAACCCGACTCGGACTCTCCTGCCTGATCGACGGCACCTGGGAGAACTTCGACAGCGACAATTCCCCGATCTACAGCTGGGTCCAGTCCGTCGACGTGTGCGCCGACGGCACCGTCGTCGCGGTCACCCTCGACGGGATCGCGACCTACGCCGACGGCCGCTGGACCGAGATCCCGGCCGACTTCTCCGTGACCGGGCCGGAGGCGGTGGCCTGCGGAGCCGACGCCATCTGGGCCGGCTTCTTCGGATCGATCGCCGTCGTCAGGGACGGGACCTGGACCTCGTGGGACAGCGAGGAGGTTCTCGGCACGACCGACTTCGTGAAGTCGGTGAAGGACGTCGCCGTGGCACCCGACGGCACTGCGTGGGTCGTCACCGGTTCGTCCATCGCCCGATTCGACGGGGCCTGGACCGCCTGGGAGGACAACGCCGGTTTCGATGTGAGCCTCAGCCCGACGGCGATCGATGTCGACGTCGCCGCCGACGGCTCCTACACCGTCCACGCTGCGGCCGGATTCCGCGGTATCGCCAACTTCGTCGACGGAGCGTGGACCCTGCAGGAGACCAGCCTCAACGGTGCGCGCGATCTCGCAGCGGCCGACGGTGAGGTGCTGATCCCGGCCTTCCGAAACGGCGTCGTCAGCTACCGGGGCGCGGCGCAGACGCCGTTCACCTCCGCCGACGGGCTGTCGTCCGACACCGTGCGTGGCGTCGCGATCGATGACCTCGGACAGCAGTGGTTCGCGACCGAGTACGGCCTGACGGTGGTCACCGAAGACGACGTGCGGACCTATCGGGTCGACAACTCGGGGCTCCTCGACAACGACACCTGGGCCGTCGCGGTGAGCGGGGCCGGTCCCGACCTTCCCGGCGATGAACCACGGGAATGGAGCGGGCTCGCCGGGCTCGTCCTGGACGACGTCGGCACTCCCTATGCGGGAATCACGGTCGAGGTGTGTGTCGAGGAACAAGACGACGAGTTCGAGGGCGACACGCCGTGCGCCGACGACCCTTTCATGGCCACGACATCGACCGACGAGACCGGACGCTTCGAAGTGGTCGGGCTCCGTCCCGGGCGCTACACCATCGCAATGCAGACCGACGAGGGTTGGACCTACTTCATCGACGGTTCGGTCGCCGCCCGCTACGACGCCCCGTCGGGCACCATCGCCGAGCTCGGAGTGTTCACGATCACGGAGTGA